One genomic region from Mangifera indica cultivar Alphonso chromosome 17, CATAS_Mindica_2.1, whole genome shotgun sequence encodes:
- the LOC123200135 gene encoding pentatricopeptide repeat-containing protein At4g32430, mitochondrial: MITRQLNARGLQEPAKQRSTNFRYIHSFKNVHQVFDKSSLRNILPINSSMLNSMRKNRPFQVLEIFRQHLQLGFLKDIDQVTIAVALKACSGYQKPGCQIHGFAITSGFTSYITVSNSLMNMYCKSGQFDRAICIFNNLSNPDIVSWNTILSGFQNNENALRFALRMNSYGVVFDSVSYTTILAFCLDQQGFLFGLQLHSLIVKCGLDTEIFVGNALITLYSRWGHLIEARSVFYAMPNKDLVSWNAMISGYTQEGNYGLEAICTFIDMVREGIGLDHVSFTSAVSACGHERNLQLGRQIHGLTIKTGYGTCLSVGNVLISTYSKCEAIEDAKLVFDRMDERNVVSWTTMISMNDVDAVFLFSEMRLDGVDPNDVTFVGLIHSVTVRNLPKEGQMIHGFCIKTGFVLELNVCNSLITMYAKFQSMQDSKRVFEELKYREIISWNALISGYAQNGMCRAALLTFLLASSESKPNQYTFGSVLSAIGAVEDISLKHGQQCHSHIIKVGLNTDPVVSGALLDMYAKRGSIYESQRVFSETPQKSHFAWTAIISAYARHGDYDSVMDWYKKMEIEGIRPDSITFLSVLTASGRKGMVDIGLQLFDSMVKDYEIEPSPEHYSCMVDMLGRAGRLKEAEELMGHIPGGPGLSMLQSLLGACRIHGNLEMGDRVADVLLEMEPMGSGSYVLMSNLYAEKGDWEKVAKIRKVMREKGVKKEVGFSWVDVGDIGGLHGFSSGDKSHPRYEEICRMAESLGSEMKYLRERKKKQFQSSFN; encoded by the coding sequence ATGATTACCCGCCAACTAAATGCCAGGGGCCTTCAAGAGCCAGCCAAGCAACGGTCGACCAACTTCAGGTACATCCACTCGTTTAAGAACGTACATCAAGTGTTCGACAAAAGCTCCCTTCGAAATATTTTACCCATTAATTCTTCCATGCTCAATTCTATGCGCAAAAATCGTCCCTTTCAGGTTCTCGAAATCTTCAGACAGCATCTGCAATTGGGTTTTCTCAAAGATATTGACCAAGTTACCATTGCTGTTGCTCTCAAGGCTTGTAGCGGATACCAAAAACCAGGGTGCCAAATCCACGGGTTTGCTATTACTTCTGGGTTCACTTCGTATATCACGGTTTCAAATTCACTGATGAATATGTACTGTAAATCAGGTCAATTTGATAGGGCTATATGTATATTTAACAACTTGAGCAATCCCGATATTGTTTCCTGGAATACTATTCTTTCGGGgtttcaaaataatgaaaacGCGTTGAGATTTGCTCTTAGAATGAATTCATATGGGGTTGTTTTTGATTCAGTGAGTTATACTACTATTCTTGCGTTTTGTTTGGATCAGCAGGGGTTTTTATTTGGGTTGCAATTACATTCTCTTATAGTCAAGTGTGGATTGGATACTGAAATTTTTGTAGGTAATGCTCTTATAACCTTGTACTCAAGATGGGGGCATTTAATTGAAGCTAGGAGTGTGTTTTATGCAATGCCAAACAAGGATTTGGTATCATGGAATGCTATGATATCAGGGTACACCCAGGAAGGGAACTATGGGTTAGAAGCTATTTGTACATTTATTGATATGGTAAGAGAAGGGATAGGGCTTGATCATGTATCATTCACTAGTGCAGTTTCAGCTTGTGGTCATGAAAGAAACTTACAGTTGGGGAGACAGATACATGGTTTGACTATAAAAACAGGATATGGAACATGTCTTTCAGTTGGAAATGTTTTGATCTCAACATACTCAAAATGTGAGGCAATTGAAGATGCAAAGTTGGTGTTTGACAGGATGGATGAACGTAATGTAGTTTCTTGGACCACAATGATTTCCATGAATGATGTAGATGCTGTGTTTCTTTTTAGTGAGATGAGATTAGATGGCGTTGATCCAAATGATGTTACATTTGTTGGGCTTATTCATTCTGTAACAGTTAGGAATTTGCCTAAAGAAGGGCAAATGATTCATGGGTTTTGTATAAAGACTGGGTTTGTGTTGGAATTAAATGTTTGTAATAGCCTCATCACCATGTATGCTAAGTTTCAGTCCATGCAAGATTCAAAGAGGGTTTTTGAGGAGCTTAAGTACAGAGAAATCATATCGTGGAATGCTTTAATCTCAGGTTATGCTCAGAATGGAATGTGTCGAGCAGCATTATTAACATTTCTGTTGGCAAGTTCTGAATCTAAGCCAAACCAATATACATTTGGTAGTGTCTTGAGTGCTATTGGTGCTGTGGAGGATATATCTCTTAAGCATGGGCAGCAGTGCCACTCTCATATAATAAAGGTTGGGTTGAATACAGATCCAGTTGTTTCTGGTGCTCTCCTTGACATGTATGCAAAGCGTGGGAGCATTTATGAATCCCAAAGAGTTTTCAGTGAGACTCCTCAAAAGAGCCATTTTGCTTGGACAGCAATAATCTCTGCCTATGCAAGACATGGAGACTATGATTCAGTGATGGATTGGTATAAGAAGATGGAGATTGAAGGGATCAGACCTGACTCAATCACCTTCCTTTCTGTGCTAACTGCTAGTGGTAGAAAGGGGATGGTTGATATTGGCCTTCAACTCTTTGACTCAATGGTGAAAGATTATGAAATTGAGCCATCCCCAGAACATTATTCTTGTATGGTAGATATGTTGGGCCGTGCTGGAAGACTCAAGGAAGCTGAGGAGCTCATGGGTCACATTCCTGGAGGGCCGGGGTTGTCTATGTTGCAAAGCCTGCTAGGGGCTTGCAGGATACATGGGAATTTAGAGATGGGTGATAGGGTGGCGGATGTTTTGCTGGAAATGGAGCCCATGGGGTCAGGTTCATATGTGTTGATGTCCAATTTATATGCTGAGAAAGGGGACTGGGAAAAGGTTGCAAAAATTAGGAAAGTGATGAGGGAGAAAGGAGTAAAGAAGGAGGTAGGATTTAGTTGGGTTGATGTGGGTGATATTGGTGGCTTGCACGGATTTTCATCAGGTGACAAGTCCCACCCACGATATGAAGAGATTTGTAGAATGGCAGAAAGCCTAGGATCGGAAATGAAATATCTAAGGGAACGAAAGAAAAAGCAATTTCAGAGTAGTTTCAATTAG